A single genomic interval of Pangasianodon hypophthalmus isolate fPanHyp1 chromosome 8, fPanHyp1.pri, whole genome shotgun sequence harbors:
- the ahcyl1 gene encoding S-adenosylhomocysteine hydrolase-like protein 1 isoform X3, with protein sequence MTDSVVDAKSEVKQASKEFKESENVAEKYSALTVCKKSEASAGELSAAFTAVSTHKSLKKQIQFANQEDKQEFSKFPTKTGRRSLSRSISQSSTDSYSSAASYTDSSDDETSPREKTQVNSKGSSDFCVKNIKQAEFGRREIEIAEQDMSALISLRKRAQGEKPLAGAKVVGCTHITAQTAVLIETLVALGAQCRWAACNIYSTQNEVAAALAEMGVAVFAWKGESEDDFWWCIDRCVNTEGWQANMILDDGGDLTHWVYKKYPSVFKKIQGIVEESVTGVHRLYQLSKAGKLCVPAMNVNDSVTKQKFDNLYCCRESILDGLKRTTDVMFGGKQVVVCGYGEVGKGCCSALKALGAIVCVTEIDPICALQACMDGFKVVKLNEVVRQMDMVITCTGNKNVVTREQLDRMKNGCIVCNMGHSNTEIDVASLRTPELTWERVRSQVDHVIWPDGKRVILLAEGRLLNLSCSTVPSFVLSITATTQALALIELYNAPEGRYRQDVYLLPKKMDEYVASLHLPNFDAHLTELSDEQAKYMGLNKNGPFKPNYYRY encoded by the exons ATGACTGATTCCGTCGTGGACGCGAAGTCGGAGGTAAAGCAGGCCAGTAAAGAATTTAAGGAGAGTGAGAATGTGGCGGAGAAGTACTCTGCGTTGACTGTGTGCAAGAAGAGCGAGGCGAGCGCAGGCGAGCTGTCCGCCGCATTCACTGCAGTCAGCACACACAAGAGCCTCAAGAAG CAGATTCAGTTCGCCAACCAAGAGGATAAGCAGGAATTCAGCAAGTTCCCCACAAAGACGGGCCGCCGCTCACTGTCCCGCTCCATCTCCCAGTCCTCCACTGACAGCTACAGCTCTG CTGCCTCGTACACAGACAGCTCAGACGATGAGACATCTCCTCGAGAGAAGACTCAGGTCAACTCCAAAGGTAGCAGTGACTTCTGTGTCAAGAACATAAAACAGGCCGAGTTTGGCCGAAGGGAGATCGAGATTGCAGAGCAAG ATATGTCTGCTCTGATCTCATTGAGGAAGAGGGCTCAAGGAGAGAAGCCTCTTGCTGGGGCCAAAGTGGTCGGCTGCACCCACATCACCGCACAGACAGCA GTCCTGATTGAGACGTTGGTGGCTCTGGGTGCTCAATGTCGTTGGGCTGCATGTAACATCTACTCCACTCAGAATGAGGTGGCTGCTGCCCTTGCAGAAATGG GAGTGGCTGTTTTTGCCTGGAAAGGAGAGTCTGAGGATGATTTCTGGTGGTGCATTGATCGCTGTGTCAACACAGAAGGCTGGCAGGCAAACATG ATCTTGGATGATGGTGGTGACCTCACACACTGGGTATATAAAAAGTACCCCAGTGTGTTTAAGAAGATTCAAGGAATTGTGGAGGAGAGCGTTACTGGAGTTCATAG ACTCTACCAACTCTCTAAAGCTGGAAAACTGTGTGTCCCTGCCATGAACGTCAACGACTCTGTCACCAAGCAGAAATTTGACAACCTTTACTGCTGCAGGGAATCCATCTTGGATGG TCTTAAGAGAACCACAGATGTGATGTTTGGAGGGAAGCAGGTGGTAGTTTGTGGTTATGGCGAG GTGGGCAAGGGTTGCTGCTCTGCTCTGAAAGCTTTGGGAGCCATTGTGTGTGTAACGGAGATCGACCCTATCTGTGCTCTCCAGGCCTG CATGGATGGCTTTAAAGTCGTCAAGCTGAATGAAGTTGTGCGTCAAATGGACATGGTGATCACATGCACAG GGAATAAAAATGTTGTAACCCGAGAACAGCTGGATCGTATGAAGAACGGCTGCATTGTGTGTAATATGGGCCACTCTAATACAGAGATTGATGTG GCAAGTCTCAGGACCCCGGAGTTGACGTGGGAGAGAGTGCGCTCTCAGGTGGACCATGTCATCTGGCCTGATGGGAAAAGGGTCATCCTGCTGGCAGAA GGGCGCCTTCTGAACTTGAGCTGCTCCACCGTGCCCTCATTTGTGCTTTCCATCACAGCCACGACACAG GCACTAGCACTGATAGAGCTGTACAATGCACCAGAGGGCCGCTACAGACAGGATGTTTACCTGCTGCCCAAAAAGATGG atgaATATGTGGCTAGTTTGCATTTGCCAAACTTTGATGCTCACCTTACGGAACTGTCAGATGAACAGGCCAAGTATATGGGCCTTAATAAGAACGGACCTTTTAAACCAAACTACTACAG ATATTAG
- the ahcyl1 gene encoding S-adenosylhomocysteine hydrolase-like protein 1 isoform X4, with the protein MTDSVVDAKSEVKQASKEFKESENVAEKYSALTVCKKSEASAGELSAAFTAVSTHKSLKKQIQFANQEDKQEFSKFPTKTGRRSLSRSISQSSTDSYSSAASYTDSSDDETSPREKTQVNSKGSSDFCVKNIKQAEFGRREIEIAEQDMSALISLRKRAQGEKPLAGAKVVGCTHITAQTAVLIETLVALGAQCRWAACNIYSTQNEVAAALAEMGVAVFAWKGESEDDFWWCIDRCVNTEGWQANMILDDGGDLTHWVYKKYPSVFKKIQGIVEESVTGVHRLYQLSKAGKLCVPAMNVNDSVTKQKFDNLYCCRESILDGLKRTTDVMFGGKQVVVCGYGEVGKGCCSALKALGAIVCVTEIDPICALQACMDGFKVVKLNEVVRQMDMVITCTGNKNVVTREQLDRMKNGCIVCNMGHSNTEIDVASLRTPELTWERVRSQVDHVIWPDGKRVILLAEGRLLNLSCSTVPSFVLSITATTQALALIELYNAPEGRYRQDVYLLPKKMDEYVASLHLPNFDAHLTELSDEQAKYMGLNKNGPFKPNYYR; encoded by the exons ATGACTGATTCCGTCGTGGACGCGAAGTCGGAGGTAAAGCAGGCCAGTAAAGAATTTAAGGAGAGTGAGAATGTGGCGGAGAAGTACTCTGCGTTGACTGTGTGCAAGAAGAGCGAGGCGAGCGCAGGCGAGCTGTCCGCCGCATTCACTGCAGTCAGCACACACAAGAGCCTCAAGAAG CAGATTCAGTTCGCCAACCAAGAGGATAAGCAGGAATTCAGCAAGTTCCCCACAAAGACGGGCCGCCGCTCACTGTCCCGCTCCATCTCCCAGTCCTCCACTGACAGCTACAGCTCTG CTGCCTCGTACACAGACAGCTCAGACGATGAGACATCTCCTCGAGAGAAGACTCAGGTCAACTCCAAAGGTAGCAGTGACTTCTGTGTCAAGAACATAAAACAGGCCGAGTTTGGCCGAAGGGAGATCGAGATTGCAGAGCAAG ATATGTCTGCTCTGATCTCATTGAGGAAGAGGGCTCAAGGAGAGAAGCCTCTTGCTGGGGCCAAAGTGGTCGGCTGCACCCACATCACCGCACAGACAGCA GTCCTGATTGAGACGTTGGTGGCTCTGGGTGCTCAATGTCGTTGGGCTGCATGTAACATCTACTCCACTCAGAATGAGGTGGCTGCTGCCCTTGCAGAAATGG GAGTGGCTGTTTTTGCCTGGAAAGGAGAGTCTGAGGATGATTTCTGGTGGTGCATTGATCGCTGTGTCAACACAGAAGGCTGGCAGGCAAACATG ATCTTGGATGATGGTGGTGACCTCACACACTGGGTATATAAAAAGTACCCCAGTGTGTTTAAGAAGATTCAAGGAATTGTGGAGGAGAGCGTTACTGGAGTTCATAG ACTCTACCAACTCTCTAAAGCTGGAAAACTGTGTGTCCCTGCCATGAACGTCAACGACTCTGTCACCAAGCAGAAATTTGACAACCTTTACTGCTGCAGGGAATCCATCTTGGATGG TCTTAAGAGAACCACAGATGTGATGTTTGGAGGGAAGCAGGTGGTAGTTTGTGGTTATGGCGAG GTGGGCAAGGGTTGCTGCTCTGCTCTGAAAGCTTTGGGAGCCATTGTGTGTGTAACGGAGATCGACCCTATCTGTGCTCTCCAGGCCTG CATGGATGGCTTTAAAGTCGTCAAGCTGAATGAAGTTGTGCGTCAAATGGACATGGTGATCACATGCACAG GGAATAAAAATGTTGTAACCCGAGAACAGCTGGATCGTATGAAGAACGGCTGCATTGTGTGTAATATGGGCCACTCTAATACAGAGATTGATGTG GCAAGTCTCAGGACCCCGGAGTTGACGTGGGAGAGAGTGCGCTCTCAGGTGGACCATGTCATCTGGCCTGATGGGAAAAGGGTCATCCTGCTGGCAGAA GGGCGCCTTCTGAACTTGAGCTGCTCCACCGTGCCCTCATTTGTGCTTTCCATCACAGCCACGACACAG GCACTAGCACTGATAGAGCTGTACAATGCACCAGAGGGCCGCTACAGACAGGATGTTTACCTGCTGCCCAAAAAGATGG atgaATATGTGGCTAGTTTGCATTTGCCAAACTTTGATGCTCACCTTACGGAACTGTCAGATGAACAGGCCAAGTATATGGGCCTTAATAAGAACGGACCTTTTAAACCAAACTACTACAGGTAA
- the ahcyl1 gene encoding S-adenosylhomocysteine hydrolase-like protein 1 isoform X1, producing MRQVFQEWYIFTPQFPQMLFSNEDGCPSSGTSPCGNVVFIYNGNTIQESLQESDLVAGNMDDSDHTQQIQFANQEDKQEFSKFPTKTGRRSLSRSISQSSTDSYSSAASYTDSSDDETSPREKTQVNSKGSSDFCVKNIKQAEFGRREIEIAEQDMSALISLRKRAQGEKPLAGAKVVGCTHITAQTAVLIETLVALGAQCRWAACNIYSTQNEVAAALAEMGVAVFAWKGESEDDFWWCIDRCVNTEGWQANMILDDGGDLTHWVYKKYPSVFKKIQGIVEESVTGVHRLYQLSKAGKLCVPAMNVNDSVTKQKFDNLYCCRESILDGLKRTTDVMFGGKQVVVCGYGEVGKGCCSALKALGAIVCVTEIDPICALQACMDGFKVVKLNEVVRQMDMVITCTGNKNVVTREQLDRMKNGCIVCNMGHSNTEIDVASLRTPELTWERVRSQVDHVIWPDGKRVILLAEGRLLNLSCSTVPSFVLSITATTQALALIELYNAPEGRYRQDVYLLPKKMDEYVASLHLPNFDAHLTELSDEQAKYMGLNKNGPFKPNYYRY from the exons ATGAGGCAGGTGTTTCAGGAGTGGTATATATTTACCCCTCAGTTCCCACAGATGCTTTTTAGCAATGAGGATGGTTGTCCATCCTCAGGAACCTCCCCCTGTGGGAATGTCGTATTTATATACAATGGTAACACTATACAAGAGTCATTACAGGAGTCAGACCTAGTGGCAGGGAACATGGATGACAGTGACCATACACAG CAGATTCAGTTCGCCAACCAAGAGGATAAGCAGGAATTCAGCAAGTTCCCCACAAAGACGGGCCGCCGCTCACTGTCCCGCTCCATCTCCCAGTCCTCCACTGACAGCTACAGCTCTG CTGCCTCGTACACAGACAGCTCAGACGATGAGACATCTCCTCGAGAGAAGACTCAGGTCAACTCCAAAGGTAGCAGTGACTTCTGTGTCAAGAACATAAAACAGGCCGAGTTTGGCCGAAGGGAGATCGAGATTGCAGAGCAAG ATATGTCTGCTCTGATCTCATTGAGGAAGAGGGCTCAAGGAGAGAAGCCTCTTGCTGGGGCCAAAGTGGTCGGCTGCACCCACATCACCGCACAGACAGCA GTCCTGATTGAGACGTTGGTGGCTCTGGGTGCTCAATGTCGTTGGGCTGCATGTAACATCTACTCCACTCAGAATGAGGTGGCTGCTGCCCTTGCAGAAATGG GAGTGGCTGTTTTTGCCTGGAAAGGAGAGTCTGAGGATGATTTCTGGTGGTGCATTGATCGCTGTGTCAACACAGAAGGCTGGCAGGCAAACATG ATCTTGGATGATGGTGGTGACCTCACACACTGGGTATATAAAAAGTACCCCAGTGTGTTTAAGAAGATTCAAGGAATTGTGGAGGAGAGCGTTACTGGAGTTCATAG ACTCTACCAACTCTCTAAAGCTGGAAAACTGTGTGTCCCTGCCATGAACGTCAACGACTCTGTCACCAAGCAGAAATTTGACAACCTTTACTGCTGCAGGGAATCCATCTTGGATGG TCTTAAGAGAACCACAGATGTGATGTTTGGAGGGAAGCAGGTGGTAGTTTGTGGTTATGGCGAG GTGGGCAAGGGTTGCTGCTCTGCTCTGAAAGCTTTGGGAGCCATTGTGTGTGTAACGGAGATCGACCCTATCTGTGCTCTCCAGGCCTG CATGGATGGCTTTAAAGTCGTCAAGCTGAATGAAGTTGTGCGTCAAATGGACATGGTGATCACATGCACAG GGAATAAAAATGTTGTAACCCGAGAACAGCTGGATCGTATGAAGAACGGCTGCATTGTGTGTAATATGGGCCACTCTAATACAGAGATTGATGTG GCAAGTCTCAGGACCCCGGAGTTGACGTGGGAGAGAGTGCGCTCTCAGGTGGACCATGTCATCTGGCCTGATGGGAAAAGGGTCATCCTGCTGGCAGAA GGGCGCCTTCTGAACTTGAGCTGCTCCACCGTGCCCTCATTTGTGCTTTCCATCACAGCCACGACACAG GCACTAGCACTGATAGAGCTGTACAATGCACCAGAGGGCCGCTACAGACAGGATGTTTACCTGCTGCCCAAAAAGATGG atgaATATGTGGCTAGTTTGCATTTGCCAAACTTTGATGCTCACCTTACGGAACTGTCAGATGAACAGGCCAAGTATATGGGCCTTAATAAGAACGGACCTTTTAAACCAAACTACTACAG ATATTAG
- the ahcyl1 gene encoding S-adenosylhomocysteine hydrolase-like protein 1 isoform X2, whose amino-acid sequence MRQVFQEWYIFTPQFPQMLFSNEDGCPSSGTSPCGNVVFIYNGNTIQESLQESDLVAGNMDDSDHTQQIQFANQEDKQEFSKFPTKTGRRSLSRSISQSSTDSYSSAASYTDSSDDETSPREKTQVNSKGSSDFCVKNIKQAEFGRREIEIAEQDMSALISLRKRAQGEKPLAGAKVVGCTHITAQTAVLIETLVALGAQCRWAACNIYSTQNEVAAALAEMGVAVFAWKGESEDDFWWCIDRCVNTEGWQANMILDDGGDLTHWVYKKYPSVFKKIQGIVEESVTGVHRLYQLSKAGKLCVPAMNVNDSVTKQKFDNLYCCRESILDGLKRTTDVMFGGKQVVVCGYGEVGKGCCSALKALGAIVCVTEIDPICALQACMDGFKVVKLNEVVRQMDMVITCTGNKNVVTREQLDRMKNGCIVCNMGHSNTEIDVASLRTPELTWERVRSQVDHVIWPDGKRVILLAEGRLLNLSCSTVPSFVLSITATTQALALIELYNAPEGRYRQDVYLLPKKMDEYVASLHLPNFDAHLTELSDEQAKYMGLNKNGPFKPNYYR is encoded by the exons ATGAGGCAGGTGTTTCAGGAGTGGTATATATTTACCCCTCAGTTCCCACAGATGCTTTTTAGCAATGAGGATGGTTGTCCATCCTCAGGAACCTCCCCCTGTGGGAATGTCGTATTTATATACAATGGTAACACTATACAAGAGTCATTACAGGAGTCAGACCTAGTGGCAGGGAACATGGATGACAGTGACCATACACAG CAGATTCAGTTCGCCAACCAAGAGGATAAGCAGGAATTCAGCAAGTTCCCCACAAAGACGGGCCGCCGCTCACTGTCCCGCTCCATCTCCCAGTCCTCCACTGACAGCTACAGCTCTG CTGCCTCGTACACAGACAGCTCAGACGATGAGACATCTCCTCGAGAGAAGACTCAGGTCAACTCCAAAGGTAGCAGTGACTTCTGTGTCAAGAACATAAAACAGGCCGAGTTTGGCCGAAGGGAGATCGAGATTGCAGAGCAAG ATATGTCTGCTCTGATCTCATTGAGGAAGAGGGCTCAAGGAGAGAAGCCTCTTGCTGGGGCCAAAGTGGTCGGCTGCACCCACATCACCGCACAGACAGCA GTCCTGATTGAGACGTTGGTGGCTCTGGGTGCTCAATGTCGTTGGGCTGCATGTAACATCTACTCCACTCAGAATGAGGTGGCTGCTGCCCTTGCAGAAATGG GAGTGGCTGTTTTTGCCTGGAAAGGAGAGTCTGAGGATGATTTCTGGTGGTGCATTGATCGCTGTGTCAACACAGAAGGCTGGCAGGCAAACATG ATCTTGGATGATGGTGGTGACCTCACACACTGGGTATATAAAAAGTACCCCAGTGTGTTTAAGAAGATTCAAGGAATTGTGGAGGAGAGCGTTACTGGAGTTCATAG ACTCTACCAACTCTCTAAAGCTGGAAAACTGTGTGTCCCTGCCATGAACGTCAACGACTCTGTCACCAAGCAGAAATTTGACAACCTTTACTGCTGCAGGGAATCCATCTTGGATGG TCTTAAGAGAACCACAGATGTGATGTTTGGAGGGAAGCAGGTGGTAGTTTGTGGTTATGGCGAG GTGGGCAAGGGTTGCTGCTCTGCTCTGAAAGCTTTGGGAGCCATTGTGTGTGTAACGGAGATCGACCCTATCTGTGCTCTCCAGGCCTG CATGGATGGCTTTAAAGTCGTCAAGCTGAATGAAGTTGTGCGTCAAATGGACATGGTGATCACATGCACAG GGAATAAAAATGTTGTAACCCGAGAACAGCTGGATCGTATGAAGAACGGCTGCATTGTGTGTAATATGGGCCACTCTAATACAGAGATTGATGTG GCAAGTCTCAGGACCCCGGAGTTGACGTGGGAGAGAGTGCGCTCTCAGGTGGACCATGTCATCTGGCCTGATGGGAAAAGGGTCATCCTGCTGGCAGAA GGGCGCCTTCTGAACTTGAGCTGCTCCACCGTGCCCTCATTTGTGCTTTCCATCACAGCCACGACACAG GCACTAGCACTGATAGAGCTGTACAATGCACCAGAGGGCCGCTACAGACAGGATGTTTACCTGCTGCCCAAAAAGATGG atgaATATGTGGCTAGTTTGCATTTGCCAAACTTTGATGCTCACCTTACGGAACTGTCAGATGAACAGGCCAAGTATATGGGCCTTAATAAGAACGGACCTTTTAAACCAAACTACTACAGGTAA